The Alteromonas macleodii ATCC 27126 genome segment TATAGCCCTTTATTGTTTGTTGATTTCACGTTGAGTTTTGCCTTTAAGCAACGCTCAACAGAAGGTTCATTAACGTTACATCACTTACATGCTGTAGTTAACTGAAAGTAGAGCGCGACGCTCTTGGCCTGCATAACCTACAATGTCTTCATAATCAGTATCAAATACATTGTCGACCTTCAACGAGACCTGCCACTGCTTATCTATCTGATAGCCTAAATTAACGGTTGCAAGCGTATAGGCTGACAGCGCCAGAGTCTGAGACGGTTCAGGGAAAGGAGGGAAGAAGGTGTCGTAATGACTCCCTGTGTAAGCTAGCTTGGTGTAAAAGCTGAACTTCTCCGTTCCAAAGTCAGTGTTGTAGGTTAATGAGCCTTGGTGACGGGCACGACGCAGTTCAGTGGTTGTTATACCATTGTCGGTTTGTTCCGCATCTAGATAACTATACGCTGCGGTAAAATCACCATAGCCACTGTCCCAGTTAAGTTCTAGATCAATACCTTCTCGCGAGCTTTCACCGTCGATATTATCGGCACTATATGCACCCAAATCTGACACAAATACGAAGCCATTGATTTCGTCTTCAAGGTCGGTAGTGTATGCGCTGATTTGTGCAGACAGTGATTTCCAGTTTGCCTTAACGCCTATTTCCCATTCTTCACTGGTTTCAGGTTCTAAGTTTGGGTTGCCGATGAAGCTTGCTGGGAAGTAGCCAAAGCGCTCGGTGAAGGTGGGGGTTTTAACAGCTTTACCATAGCTGGTAAAAACAGCGTAGTAATCGTTAAGCTGCCATGTAAGGCCACCGCGATAACTTACGGCATTGTCGAACTCACTGTTGTTGTCGAATCGTGCGCTTAGTGTTGCGGTTAGCGACTCGGTTAGCTGGCCATTTGTCTCGGCAAATACGCTATAAGTATTGTCGTGCTGCTTCTGGTTCGGATCGCCAAATGCAATTGGGCCGCGCTGGGTAAAAAGGCGCTGTAGGTATTCAACACCGCCAGCAAAATCCCAGTTATCCATGGTATAGAAACCTGTCCAGTTTAGCTCTATGCGCTCACCAGTGGTGCCGCCAGTGTCTGCACCTGACTCAGTGTTATCGTTATCGTCTTTGCGATAATGCGCACTTAGCGCTGAGCGATAACCTGTATTTTCCGGAGCAAATTCCCATCTTAATTTCGCGCTAATTTGTGAACCATCCGTCACGTTATCTGAGTCAGCAGGAAGGCCTGTCGTCACAAAATCAGTGCTGTCGTAATCGTTCTCGTACTGAACCGTGCGAAGGTTAGCTATTAACGTATGCTCCGACGTTGCGGCATAATTAATATTAATGCCAGCGGTCATGTTGTCGTAGCCATCATCTTCGTTACCAACACGAGATACGTTGTCACCGTCGGTACGTATGTAGCTGGCGTATGCAGAAATACCTACGTTATCGCTTTGCGAGCGCGCGTTCATGCTGCCCTGCAACGTACCTTGTGTGCCAACGCCAGCAGAGAAGTCTACGTGTGACGCATTATCGGCAAACTGGCCTGATTTCGTAGTAATGCTCAATACACCACCGATAGCGCCGCTGCCCCATCTTGCGCTCTGCGGGCCTCGAAGAAGTTCTATGCGCACCACGTTTGCGCTAGTTAAGTGAGCAAGGTCAACTAGGCTTCCTTGGCCTACGTCGTTGGCAACAACGCCATCAATTAAAACAAGTAGATGGTTGGTTTCACCGCCGCGCACGCGCAGCTCTGTTAAGCCACCAGGACTGCCTGACTGAGACAAGCTAACGCCAGGTAGGCCGCGAATTAGATCGGTAAGTTGAAGTGCGCCCGAAGCTTTAATGTCGCTTTCAGTTAGCACCGATACTGAACCAGGAAGTTTGGTTAACGAAATAGGCAAACGCGTGCCTGTTACTGTTAAAGTTTCAATATCTTGGTCAGAAGTTTGAGCAAAGGCAGGTGTGCTTAAGCACGAAATAACTGCAGCGCTAAGGGCTGCTTTAGTAAAATGTGTACGCATGGTTTTTATGTTGTCTTTGATGCGCTCCACCCGAGCACATGATTAGGGAAAGTGCACGCATTGCTTAATTATGGATGTGAGCAAGCAAACGACACCATGAAGTACAGGCCGGTATCCGGGCTTACTCACCATTACTAAAAATGTAATAGCTCTTTTGCCTTCCCATCTAATGGCGTTTAATACGTAACGCATAAAAGACAGTGGCGTATGAAAAGAAAACGACAACGCGTTGAGTTTACCGTTGCGGGGGCAGCATCAGTTTTTCACTGATTTCCCGTTTAACCCTTGTCGCCGTAGTTAATACCAATCCGCATAGATAATTGCCCACTCACGCTGAGTGGGTAATTATCTATGCGGACTGGTATAATACGGAGCTAGACAAGAGCACCTACACACTGTCGATTATATCTAAGTTAAAAAGTGATAGCGAATACGGTTTCTTATACCTTACGCTTTTTCGTAACCGCCATAAGATTATCGGCAACGGTCATCGAAAAAGCGTTTTTTCAGCAGTAAAGGGGCTGGCTCAATATCCTAATTTCAGTGGAGGCTCTTGAAGGGCCGATAGCTGTTCTTTCAGAGCAAGTATTTGGCCTTCCCAGTATTTGTCTTCAGCAAACCAAGGAAATGCCCGCGGAAAAGCAGGGTCTTCCCAGCGTCGTGAAAGCCATGCCATGTAATGCACCATTCGCATAGCGCGGAGGGGCTCAATAAGTGGCAACTGTGCAGTGTCAAACGGGTGAAACTCCTCGTATGCTTCAACCAAAGTATCGATCTGCAATAGTTGTTGTTGGCGGTCGCCGCTTAGCATCATCCACAAATCTTGGATAGCAGGGCCCATGCGGCAATCATCTAAATCAACGAAGGTAGGGCCATCGCGCCACAGTATATTGCCTGGGTGGCAGTCACCGTGAAGCCGAATACTTGATGTTGGCTTATACGCTTTTTTCGTGGCATCAATAACGGGGTTAAGTATGGCAAAAATGCTGTCTTTAGATGCTCTGGCAGCAGTGTGCTTTTCATAAGCACCTGCTTCGGTTCATCGAGGTAACTTTCAATATCAATCGAGGGACGATGTGCAAACCCTTTAGCATGGGCCACGCGGTGGATACGGCCAATGAAACGCCCCATCCATTCGAGTTGATCAAGGTTGTCATTTTCGAATTGTCTACCGCCCACCGAAGGAAATAACGCAAATCGATAGTCAGTTTCGGCCACGGTGTGATGATGCAGCGTGCTGCCATTGAGAGAAATGGGCGCAGCCAATGGAATTTCGTTATCGATTAGCTCTGCAGCAAACGCGTGTTCTTCAAGAATTTGAGCGTCGGTCCATCGACCTGGGCGATAGAATTTTGCTACATAGCGCTGACCGTCTTCAGCCAAAAACTGATAGACGCGGTTTTCATAACTATTTAGTGCTAGC includes the following:
- a CDS encoding TonB-dependent receptor plug domain-containing protein translates to MRTHFTKAALSAAVISCLSTPAFAQTSDQDIETLTVTGTRLPISLTKLPGSVSVLTESDIKASGALQLTDLIRGLPGVSLSQSGSPGGLTELRVRGGETNHLLVLIDGVVANDVGQGSLVDLAHLTSANVVRIELLRGPQSARWGSGAIGGVLSITTKSGQFADNASHVDFSAGVGTQGTLQGSMNARSQSDNVGISAYASYIRTDGDNVSRVGNEDDGYDNMTAGININYAATSEHTLIANLRTVQYENDYDSTDFVTTGLPADSDNVTDGSQISAKLRWEFAPENTGYRSALSAHYRKDDNDNTESGADTGGTTGERIELNWTGFYTMDNWDFAGGVEYLQRLFTQRGPIAFGDPNQKQHDNTYSVFAETNGQLTESLTATLSARFDNNSEFDNAVSYRGGLTWQLNDYYAVFTSYGKAVKTPTFTERFGYFPASFIGNPNLEPETSEEWEIGVKANWKSLSAQISAYTTDLEDEINGFVFVSDLGAYSADNIDGESSREGIDLELNWDSGYGDFTAAYSYLDAEQTDNGITTTELRRARHQGSLTYNTDFGTEKFSFYTKLAYTGSHYDTFFPPFPEPSQTLALSAYTLATVNLGYQIDKQWQVSLKVDNVFDTDYEDIVGYAGQERRALLSVNYSM